A portion of the Leptospira kanakyensis genome contains these proteins:
- the ilvD gene encoding dihydroxy-acid dehydratase, with protein sequence MTLNRYSRTLTQDESLPASQAMIIGSGVPYEDLNKPFIGIGSTGFDGNPCNMHLTTLSALQKKSVLDTKEMVGLLFNTIGVSDGITNGNDGMRFSLPSREIIADSIETIAGAHYYDGLLFTAGCDKNMPGAIMAMARLNRPSIMVYGGTINGGHYKGEKLNIVSAFEAYGKKINGKITEDDFKEVIKNSCPGPGACGGMYTANTMATAIEVMGMSLPYSSSSPARSEEKKKECMNIGKYMYNLLEKDIKPSDIITPKSILNALRVVTILGGSTNAALHMIAIARTMGIPLDLEQIQKVTDTTPLLADMKPSGKYLMEDLHAIGGTPAIMKFMLREGLIDGSCLTVTGKTIAENLEGLPDLPSDQDLLRPVSNPIKKEGHIQVLYGNIAKKGAVAKITGHEGEMFEGKAICFDSEVEANTGIRDGKVKPGHVVVIRYVGPKGGPGMPEMLKPTSAIIGAGLGDNVALITDGRFSGGSHGFVVGHITPEAMEGGELAFVKDGDNILIDARTNKLELQISPEELEKRRAAWKKPPYRITTGYLWKYIQMVKDASTGCLTDR encoded by the coding sequence ATGACTTTGAATCGATACAGCCGCACTCTTACCCAAGACGAATCCCTTCCTGCTTCTCAAGCAATGATCATTGGATCTGGAGTTCCTTATGAAGATCTGAACAAACCATTCATAGGAATTGGAAGTACAGGATTTGATGGAAATCCATGTAACATGCACCTAACCACTCTTTCTGCCTTACAAAAGAAAAGTGTTTTAGACACAAAAGAAATGGTTGGTTTATTATTTAATACGATTGGTGTGAGCGACGGAATCACCAACGGAAATGATGGGATGCGATTTTCCTTACCGTCCCGAGAAATTATTGCCGACTCCATTGAAACCATTGCCGGTGCCCATTATTATGACGGTCTTCTTTTTACTGCAGGTTGTGATAAAAATATGCCAGGTGCCATCATGGCAATGGCGAGACTCAACCGACCATCCATTATGGTATACGGTGGAACCATCAATGGCGGTCATTACAAAGGTGAAAAATTAAATATAGTTTCTGCCTTTGAAGCTTATGGAAAAAAAATTAACGGCAAAATCACTGAAGATGATTTTAAAGAAGTGATTAAAAATTCCTGCCCGGGTCCTGGAGCTTGTGGTGGAATGTATACTGCCAATACTATGGCCACTGCCATTGAAGTCATGGGAATGAGTTTACCTTATAGTTCTTCTTCTCCGGCTCGCAGTGAAGAGAAAAAGAAAGAATGTATGAATATTGGAAAGTATATGTACAATCTTTTAGAAAAGGACATCAAACCTTCTGATATCATCACTCCTAAATCTATTTTGAATGCACTTCGTGTTGTCACCATTCTCGGTGGTTCCACAAATGCAGCCCTTCATATGATTGCCATTGCAAGAACCATGGGCATTCCTCTGGACTTGGAACAAATTCAAAAAGTAACCGATACAACTCCGCTCCTTGCGGATATGAAACCAAGTGGAAAGTATCTGATGGAAGACCTACATGCCATCGGAGGAACACCTGCCATCATGAAATTTATGTTACGCGAAGGTTTGATTGACGGATCTTGTTTGACTGTCACAGGAAAAACCATTGCAGAAAACTTGGAAGGCCTTCCTGATCTTCCGAGTGACCAAGATCTATTACGACCAGTTAGTAACCCGATTAAAAAAGAAGGCCATATCCAAGTACTCTATGGCAATATCGCCAAAAAAGGGGCTGTGGCAAAAATCACTGGTCACGAAGGAGAAATGTTCGAAGGAAAAGCCATTTGTTTTGATTCCGAAGTGGAAGCCAATACAGGCATTCGTGATGGGAAAGTCAAACCAGGCCATGTGGTTGTGATTCGCTACGTAGGCCCGAAAGGTGGCCCAGGAATGCCGGAAATGTTAAAACCGACTTCTGCTATCATTGGAGCAGGTCTTGGGGATAATGTAGCTCTCATCACTGATGGAAGGTTTTCGGGGGGAAGCCACGGATTTGTTGTGGGTCATATCACTCCAGAAGCAATGGAAGGGGGAGAGTTGGCATTTGTAAAAGACGGAGACAACATCCTCATTGATGCCCGCACAAACAAACTCGAATTACAAATTTCACCTGAGGAATTAGAAAAAAGAAGAGCTGCTTGGAAAAAACCGCCATACCGCATTACCACTGGATATCTTTGGAAATACATCCAGATGGTAAAAGATGCAAGTACTGGTTGCCTAACAGACCGTTAG
- a CDS encoding pirin family protein, whose protein sequence is MNHKSILYAQKLDFQWPTSDPFLFCVHHEDFYPKGNGKFGPDASLQGRQIGQDFAGKDGWRMYHGETIPGFPGHPHRGFETVTVVQRGLIDHADSQGAAGRYGDGDVQWMTAGAGIQHSEMFPLVDESGDNTLELFQIWLNLPAKNKFVDPHFKMFWNKDIPVKVITDASGKKIKIKTVAGSLFGEKPLDPPPDSWAGDPKNEVGIYILDLDPEASFVIPGSSAGNNRNLYYFRGEGLVMDGVVVPGKHMYNLKSDVSVELKNGSEPGRILILEGKPIAEPVVQYGPFVMNKQEEIQQAFDDYRKTQFGGWPWDSYDPVHVGKGRFARHADGKEEIPT, encoded by the coding sequence ATGAACCACAAATCAATATTATACGCCCAAAAACTCGACTTCCAATGGCCCACCTCGGATCCATTTTTATTTTGTGTTCACCACGAGGATTTTTATCCCAAAGGCAATGGAAAGTTTGGCCCAGATGCTTCCTTACAAGGAAGGCAAATTGGCCAAGACTTTGCCGGCAAAGATGGATGGAGGATGTACCACGGAGAAACCATTCCAGGATTTCCTGGCCACCCTCACCGCGGCTTTGAAACGGTAACGGTTGTCCAAAGAGGGCTCATTGATCATGCCGACTCTCAAGGCGCTGCTGGTAGATACGGAGATGGAGATGTACAATGGATGACTGCCGGTGCTGGAATCCAACATTCAGAAATGTTTCCTTTGGTGGATGAATCCGGTGATAACACTTTGGAACTCTTTCAGATTTGGTTGAACCTTCCTGCAAAAAATAAATTTGTCGATCCACATTTCAAAATGTTTTGGAACAAAGACATTCCTGTGAAAGTTATCACGGATGCCTCTGGGAAAAAAATAAAAATCAAAACTGTCGCAGGATCTTTGTTTGGCGAAAAACCACTAGATCCTCCACCAGATTCCTGGGCAGGTGATCCTAAAAATGAAGTGGGAATTTATATTTTAGATTTAGATCCCGAAGCCAGTTTTGTAATTCCAGGAAGTTCTGCCGGCAATAACAGAAACCTTTACTACTTCCGTGGCGAAGGTCTAGTTATGGATGGAGTGGTGGTTCCCGGCAAACATATGTACAATTTAAAATCGGATGTTTCTGTAGAACTCAAAAACGGATCAGAACCTGGACGCATTTTGATTTTGGAAGGAAAACCCATTGCCGAACCAGTGGTGCAGTATGGGCCTTTTGTGATGAACAAACAAGAGGAAATCCAACAAGCATTTGATGACTATCGCAAAACGCAGTTTGGTGGTTGGCCTTGGGATTCTTATGATCCAGTCCATGTTGGCAAAGGAAGATTTGCCAGACATGCGGACGGAAAGGAAGAAATTCCTACTTAA
- a CDS encoding PAS domain-containing sensor histidine kinase: protein MSTVPKTYEVLLADLKRLEEENQMLKQSLKNATSNHSNLIDALQFTQFSIDTISEAIVWTDEDGNYVFVNEATCRNYGYTKEELLSMQMFQVDPLFTIEMWKAHWQEILERKSFSIETVNRRKDGTSFPIEVTVNLVEYGGKQYNCAIVRNITERKLAENNLKQSAIRLAELNSTKDKFFSIIAHDLRGPLGTQKEFIKILSEKDSSFSNTERTSYLKMLEDSSDLVYSLLENLLDWARSQTGAIQFQPNPILFYDLVQRVIGLLSLSANKKMVTINNKIPKDLEIVADSFMIETVIRNLVSNAIKYSNGGKEVTIGIGSPESVPTIDSKLIRNPNLKTKIDPKTMTFFVKDEGVGMKEEQIQNLFRLDRKSSTLGTNQEAGTGLGLILCKEFLERHDSSIWIETELDLGSTFFFQLVQHTKNN, encoded by the coding sequence ATGTCGACCGTACCTAAGACATACGAAGTTTTATTAGCAGACCTCAAACGTTTGGAAGAAGAAAACCAAATGTTGAAACAAAGTTTGAAAAATGCTACCTCTAACCATTCCAATTTGATTGATGCATTACAATTTACTCAGTTTTCCATTGATACAATTTCAGAAGCAATTGTTTGGACAGACGAAGATGGAAATTACGTTTTTGTCAACGAAGCCACTTGTAGAAACTACGGGTATACAAAAGAAGAATTACTTTCTATGCAAATGTTTCAAGTAGACCCTTTGTTTACTATTGAAATGTGGAAAGCCCATTGGCAAGAAATCCTAGAACGAAAATCTTTTTCGATAGAAACTGTTAATCGAAGAAAAGATGGAACTTCTTTTCCCATTGAAGTGACTGTCAACTTGGTAGAGTATGGAGGAAAACAATACAACTGTGCTATCGTCCGAAATATTACAGAAAGAAAACTAGCTGAAAATAATTTAAAACAATCCGCCATTCGATTAGCAGAACTAAATTCCACTAAAGATAAATTTTTTTCAATCATCGCACACGACTTACGAGGCCCACTCGGAACCCAAAAAGAATTCATAAAAATCCTCAGCGAAAAAGATTCTTCCTTCAGTAATACAGAAAGAACCTCGTATCTAAAAATGTTGGAAGATTCCTCTGACTTAGTTTATTCCTTACTCGAAAATCTTTTGGATTGGGCACGTTCACAAACAGGTGCCATCCAATTCCAACCAAACCCCATCCTTTTTTATGATTTAGTACAACGTGTGATAGGACTGTTAAGTCTTTCCGCTAACAAAAAGATGGTGACCATTAATAATAAAATTCCGAAAGATTTAGAAATTGTAGCGGATTCCTTTATGATCGAAACTGTAATTCGTAATTTGGTTTCCAACGCCATCAAATACAGTAATGGTGGGAAAGAAGTGACAATCGGGATTGGTTCACCCGAGTCGGTTCCGACTATAGATTCTAAATTAATACGAAATCCGAATTTAAAAACAAAAATAGATCCAAAAACAATGACCTTCTTCGTAAAAGACGAAGGTGTGGGTATGAAAGAAGAACAAATTCAAAATCTCTTTCGTTTGGATCGAAAATCGTCCACACTTGGTACAAACCAAGAAGCAGGCACAGGACTTGGTCTCATCCTCTGTAAAGAATTTTTAGAAAGACATGATAGTAGCATTTGGATAGAAACAGAATTAGATTTAGGTTCCACTTTCTTTTTTCAATTAGTACAACACACAAAAAATAATTAA
- a CDS encoding 7TM diverse intracellular signaling domain-containing protein has translation MKENFADHFAEIKKRLTNRLLQIIRYSFLFLFLGNGQVFGEETTIDLKNLETSPIYLANSMLVLEDPNNQLDFETIRSPEYAGKFLKLPSSKEAFNFSYSKSTYWLRIQVQNPNPIPKDTVIVVAYPRLKTLDLFFQSTKEFKQIHSGYTIPLSLRPYKSRFFVFPIQFSGNTNVTIYLKVNSPNAINLPIQLWDKVAYDRHEIDDHVIQAIYFGIALAMAIFNLFVFFILKDSNYLLYVLLVLSTALTIASHNGIASEYLWQNSPWMDQYLINILISVVLILFLVFMRNLLNTKKLVPKLDFVSKVLIVVQIILPIFYILSFDSFIKIMVVSHSFTAFWILFNAIICSFQKERIAYFFLLAFAFLFSALIVSTLRALGFIPTNSFTIDGPQFGSAAEMLLLAFALADRYNTIIKEKETAEALVKSNLEKSNLDLEEKVKERTYVLNKTLSAMRRDLFVAKKIQENSLITDPKLFHQLHLVYRYLPVSEVGGDFFDVCQLNETKFRILIADATGHGVHAAMITMAIKGLYDNIKNFELMPSKVMEIFNEEFMDNFVSLNSLLTALILDIDIDKKTIQFASAGHPAAVLLKKNEIQLLEKTGRMMGLKKQTHYGQSELHWETGDRLFLFTDGVFEAFNPKEEEFGEEKAYALFQSTRNLSLDAAEDHLLKTLQIFLNGQDRQDDLTILGIDL, from the coding sequence ATGAAGGAAAATTTCGCGGATCACTTTGCTGAAATAAAAAAACGGTTAACAAACCGATTGTTACAGATCATTCGTTATTCGTTCCTCTTTCTTTTTTTAGGAAACGGGCAAGTGTTCGGGGAAGAAACTACGATAGATTTAAAAAATTTAGAAACTTCTCCCATCTATCTCGCCAATTCTATGTTAGTATTAGAAGATCCAAACAATCAATTGGATTTTGAAACCATTCGGTCCCCGGAATACGCAGGCAAATTTCTCAAACTTCCCTCATCCAAGGAAGCATTCAATTTTTCTTATTCAAAATCTACTTATTGGCTGCGAATCCAAGTACAAAATCCAAATCCAATTCCTAAAGATACCGTGATTGTAGTTGCCTATCCCAGATTAAAAACTTTGGATTTATTCTTTCAAAGTACAAAAGAATTCAAACAAATTCATTCTGGTTATACGATTCCTCTTTCACTTCGTCCTTACAAAAGTCGGTTTTTTGTTTTTCCAATCCAATTTTCTGGAAATACAAATGTTACCATTTATTTAAAAGTAAATTCACCTAATGCCATCAATTTGCCCATCCAACTCTGGGACAAAGTTGCTTACGATAGGCACGAGATTGATGATCATGTCATCCAAGCCATATACTTTGGAATCGCTTTAGCCATGGCTATATTCAATTTATTCGTATTTTTTATCCTTAAAGATTCTAATTATCTTTTATATGTTTTGTTGGTTCTTTCGACTGCATTGACCATTGCTTCGCATAACGGAATTGCTTCGGAATATCTATGGCAAAATTCACCTTGGATGGATCAATATTTGATCAACATTTTAATCTCCGTTGTATTGATATTGTTTTTGGTCTTTATGCGGAATTTATTAAATACCAAAAAATTAGTACCAAAATTGGATTTTGTTAGTAAAGTATTGATTGTAGTTCAAATCATTTTACCTATTTTTTATATTTTATCTTTTGATTCCTTTATTAAAATTATGGTGGTAAGTCATTCCTTTACTGCCTTTTGGATATTATTTAATGCAATCATTTGTTCGTTCCAAAAAGAAAGAATTGCCTATTTTTTCTTACTCGCTTTTGCATTTTTATTTTCTGCTTTGATTGTTTCTACACTTCGAGCCTTAGGATTCATTCCTACCAATTCATTTACCATTGACGGCCCACAATTTGGATCTGCTGCCGAAATGTTGTTACTTGCCTTTGCACTTGCAGATCGTTACAATACCATCATCAAAGAAAAGGAAACCGCAGAAGCACTTGTAAAATCAAATTTAGAAAAATCCAATTTGGACTTAGAAGAAAAGGTCAAAGAAAGAACTTATGTTTTAAACAAAACTTTAAGTGCCATGCGAAGAGATCTTTTTGTTGCTAAAAAAATCCAAGAGAATTCTTTAATCACCGATCCCAAGTTATTTCACCAATTACATCTTGTGTATCGTTATCTTCCTGTATCAGAAGTGGGAGGAGATTTTTTTGATGTTTGTCAATTGAATGAAACCAAGTTTAGAATTCTAATCGCTGATGCAACTGGTCACGGAGTCCACGCAGCAATGATCACTATGGCAATCAAAGGTTTGTATGATAATATCAAAAACTTTGAATTGATGCCGTCCAAGGTAATGGAAATTTTTAACGAAGAGTTTATGGATAACTTTGTATCCCTCAATAGTCTTTTAACTGCTTTGATTTTAGATATCGATATAGATAAAAAAACAATCCAGTTTGCTTCGGCTGGACATCCTGCCGCCGTTCTTTTGAAAAAAAATGAAATTCAACTTTTAGAAAAAACCGGTAGGATGATGGGCCTAAAAAAACAAACCCATTACGGCCAATCGGAACTTCATTGGGAAACCGGGGATCGGCTCTTTTTGTTTACCGACGGTGTTTTTGAAGCTTTCAACCCAAAGGAAGAGGAGTTTGGAGAGGAAAAAGCCTACGCTCTTTTCCAATCTACAAGGAATCTCAGTTTGGATGCGGCCGAAGACCACCTTCTAAAAACACTACAAATCTTTCTCAATGGTCAGGATCGCCAGGACGATTTAACCATTCTCGGGATCGATTTGTAA
- a CDS encoding alkene reductase, with protein sequence MKSLFSEAKLGNLTLKNKVVMAPMTRSRSLGNVPGDIVATYYEQRAEAGLIVTEGTSPSPNGLGYARIPGIFSEEQTIAWKKVTDKVHAKGSRIFVQLMHTGRIAHELNLPKGAKVVGPSPILAKGQIWTDADGMKDHSTPHELSKQELLTTKEEFVNAAKNAVKAGFDGVELHAANGYLLEQFLHPSSNQRTDEYGGSIENRIRFVVEVATAVSEAIGKDKTAIRLSPYGAYNDLFPFPETHDEYSLLADKLNQVGIVYIHLVDHSSMGAPTVEPETVQNIRKAFKGTLILSGGYDAERAEKDLSSGNADLVAFGKPFLANPDLVTRFQKNIALAAFDQTTLYSPGEKGYTDYALAN encoded by the coding sequence GTGAAATCATTATTTTCAGAAGCGAAATTAGGAAATCTAACCTTAAAAAATAAAGTGGTGATGGCTCCCATGACCCGTTCCCGTTCCCTTGGAAATGTTCCTGGCGACATTGTCGCCACTTACTATGAACAAAGAGCTGAAGCTGGACTCATCGTGACAGAAGGAACATCTCCATCACCGAATGGCCTTGGTTATGCGAGAATCCCTGGAATCTTTTCTGAAGAACAAACGATTGCTTGGAAAAAAGTAACAGACAAAGTTCATGCGAAGGGCAGTAGAATTTTTGTTCAATTGATGCATACAGGTCGTATTGCTCATGAACTCAATTTACCAAAAGGTGCAAAAGTAGTTGGACCTTCTCCGATTCTTGCCAAAGGCCAAATCTGGACCGATGCCGATGGAATGAAAGATCATTCCACTCCCCATGAATTATCCAAACAAGAATTATTAACAACCAAAGAAGAATTTGTAAATGCTGCTAAAAATGCAGTAAAGGCGGGATTTGATGGTGTTGAATTACATGCAGCCAATGGATATTTGTTGGAACAGTTTTTACACCCATCATCCAACCAACGTACAGATGAATATGGCGGGTCTATCGAAAATCGAATTCGATTTGTTGTCGAAGTGGCAACTGCTGTGAGCGAAGCCATTGGAAAAGATAAAACCGCTATCCGTTTGTCTCCTTACGGTGCTTACAATGACCTTTTCCCATTCCCAGAAACTCATGACGAATATTCATTGTTAGCTGATAAACTAAATCAAGTGGGAATTGTTTACATCCATTTGGTGGATCATTCTTCTATGGGTGCTCCAACGGTAGAACCAGAAACAGTTCAGAACATCAGAAAAGCCTTTAAGGGAACACTCATCCTCAGTGGTGGTTACGATGCAGAACGTGCAGAAAAAGATTTGTCCTCCGGCAATGCTGACTTAGTTGCTTTTGGAAAACCATTTCTAGCCAATCCAGACTTAGTCACAAGATTCCAAAAGAATATTGCACTAGCGGCTTTTGACCAAACTACTCTGTATTCACCTGGTGAAAAAGGATATACGGATTACGCTCTGGCAAACTAA
- a CDS encoding beta-class carbonic anhydrase → MSNTPIQQETSKIHKEVIGANEKYASEFGKKGELALPPARSFTILTCMDARLDPAKYAGLAEGDAHVIRNAGGRASDDAIRSLVISYKLLGTKEFFVIHHSDCGMELFTDPIIRNLLSKSLKTATIDSNGWRNVEESGGSEEAKFIPFLTFENLEQSVIDDVKRIRNHPLIPKDIPVYGYYYDVKTGKLVEVKEATKIGRAS, encoded by the coding sequence ATGTCAAACACACCCATCCAACAAGAAACAAGCAAAATCCATAAGGAAGTCATTGGTGCTAATGAAAAATATGCATCGGAATTTGGGAAAAAAGGCGAACTTGCCCTACCTCCTGCGAGAAGTTTTACCATCCTCACCTGTATGGATGCGAGACTGGATCCTGCCAAATATGCCGGCCTTGCAGAAGGAGATGCCCATGTGATTCGAAACGCTGGTGGCCGCGCGAGCGATGATGCGATTCGTTCTTTGGTGATTTCTTATAAACTATTAGGAACCAAAGAATTTTTTGTGATCCACCACTCTGACTGTGGAATGGAGTTATTCACAGATCCGATCATTCGTAACCTCCTTTCCAAAAGTTTAAAAACGGCAACCATTGATTCCAATGGCTGGCGTAATGTAGAGGAATCTGGTGGTTCCGAGGAAGCGAAGTTCATCCCTTTTCTAACCTTCGAAAACTTAGAACAAAGTGTGATCGACGATGTCAAAAGAATCCGAAACCATCCTTTGATTCCCAAAGACATTCCAGTCTATGGATACTATTATGATGTTAAAACGGGAAAACTGGTAGAAGTCAAAGAAGCAACGAAGATTGGAAGAGCTTCTTAA
- a CDS encoding carboxypeptidase M32 yields the protein MALPQALENYRKQYRKIKLFQDVASVLHWDSEVMMPEEGREYRSAQIAAVAELTHDWMTDKSFLNQIQSAKQSIGELPESERSLWNRELEVLMEEKEKADKLPSEFVSEFAKVTNLAHAEWAEAKKEKNFQSFAKRLEELVQLSKKQADYFGYTTEPYDALLDSYEKGAKASQIQTLFSDLKASLVPIVSTAPKFKNPFPEPISIEKQTKFCNRLPSLLGLTTKESRLDTSNHPFSTSLGKGDKRITTRYSETDPLSSIFGVLHETGHSLYESGLSAMPNWPTPITEFLSLGIHESQSRLWENQVGRSLPFWEFVYPILLSDFDLSDKELPFKELYQYINSTEKTKVRVEADQVTYNLHIILRFEIERDLINGKIQVKDLPEIWNTKMKESFGLTIENDAEGVLQDIHWSMGAFGYFPTYTLGNIFSSQFFKKFTEEFPDSHNKFSTKGDFSDLLGWLRKNIHSKGKIYDVDSLMKQATGEAADSKHLISYLNGKIKEVTK from the coding sequence ATGGCCCTGCCCCAAGCACTCGAAAATTACCGAAAACAATATCGTAAAATCAAATTATTCCAAGACGTAGCATCTGTCCTCCATTGGGACTCGGAAGTGATGATGCCGGAAGAGGGGCGAGAATACCGATCAGCTCAAATTGCTGCGGTGGCAGAGCTCACCCACGATTGGATGACTGATAAATCTTTTTTAAACCAAATTCAATCTGCGAAACAATCTATCGGTGAACTACCTGAATCCGAACGATCCCTTTGGAATCGTGAATTGGAAGTCCTGATGGAAGAAAAGGAGAAGGCTGATAAATTGCCCTCGGAGTTTGTTTCCGAATTTGCAAAAGTAACCAACCTCGCACATGCGGAATGGGCTGAAGCAAAAAAAGAAAAAAACTTCCAATCCTTTGCAAAACGATTAGAGGAACTAGTTCAATTATCTAAAAAACAAGCAGATTACTTTGGTTATACGACCGAACCTTATGATGCACTGCTCGATAGTTATGAAAAAGGTGCCAAAGCCAGTCAAATTCAAACTTTGTTTTCTGATTTGAAAGCATCCCTGGTTCCTATCGTGTCCACAGCACCTAAATTCAAAAATCCATTTCCAGAACCTATATCTATCGAGAAACAAACCAAATTTTGTAATCGTTTGCCATCACTTCTTGGACTCACTACAAAAGAATCGAGATTGGATACAAGTAACCATCCGTTTTCTACAAGTTTGGGAAAAGGTGATAAACGAATCACAACTAGATATTCAGAAACTGATCCACTTTCTTCCATCTTTGGTGTGTTACATGAAACTGGTCATTCTCTTTACGAATCTGGATTGTCAGCTATGCCAAATTGGCCCACTCCGATAACAGAATTTTTAAGTTTGGGAATCCATGAATCTCAAAGTCGATTGTGGGAAAATCAGGTGGGACGTTCCTTACCATTTTGGGAATTTGTTTATCCTATTTTGTTATCCGATTTTGATTTGTCAGATAAGGAACTTCCTTTTAAAGAATTATACCAATACATCAATAGCACTGAAAAAACTAAAGTAAGAGTGGAAGCTGACCAGGTTACTTACAACCTTCATATCATTTTGCGATTTGAAATTGAAAGAGATCTCATCAATGGAAAAATCCAAGTAAAGGATCTACCTGAAATTTGGAATACCAAGATGAAAGAAAGTTTCGGCCTAACCATTGAGAATGATGCCGAAGGTGTTTTACAAGATATCCACTGGTCGATGGGAGCTTTTGGATATTTCCCTACGTATACATTAGGAAATATTTTCAGTTCACAATTTTTCAAAAAATTCACAGAAGAATTCCCTGATTCGCATAACAAATTCTCTACGAAAGGTGATTTTTCTGACCTACTGGGTTGGCTCCGAAAAAACATTCACTCTAAAGGTAAAATTTATGACGTGGACAGCTTGATGAAACAGGCTACCGGTGAAGCGGCAGATTCCAAACATTTGATTTCCTATTTGAATGGAAAAATCAAAGAAGTAACAAAATAA
- a CDS encoding DUF423 domain-containing protein, which translates to MNLVKKQSSAILILAICLFGFLAVAIGAFGAHGLKKIISPELMVIFETGNRYHFYHTLTALISFLLLQQSLQSDAPSKSKTLLTVATWAFLLGILIFSFSLYALAITGIRVLGAITPIGGVSFLIGWICLGLGSFYLFVPKK; encoded by the coding sequence ATGAATCTTGTCAAGAAGCAATCCTCTGCGATTTTAATCCTAGCCATTTGTCTTTTCGGTTTTTTAGCTGTTGCCATTGGTGCATTCGGGGCACACGGACTTAAAAAAATAATATCCCCAGAACTTATGGTAATTTTTGAAACGGGAAATCGTTACCATTTTTATCATACACTGACTGCACTCATTTCATTTTTATTGTTACAACAATCACTCCAATCGGATGCACCAAGTAAAAGCAAAACATTGTTAACAGTTGCCACTTGGGCGTTTCTATTAGGAATTCTAATTTTTTCTTTTAGTTTGTATGCCCTGGCAATCACAGGGATTCGCGTTTTAGGAGCCATCACTCCTATAGGAGGAGTGAGTTTTTTAATAGGTTGGATTTGTTTAGGATTAGGATCTTTTTATCTCTTTGTTCCAAAGAAATAG
- a CDS encoding CPBP family intramembrane glutamic endopeptidase encodes MQNRFFEIFRLTAYSLGLVYVCSFFYSVIFLAFVNNSVLGDRIPEDQLLPLYEEYWEGKMDFSTMLTEYEKIVTPIKEQFQKEITENPSLLLSQFYDKVFSEKPHYLLGHSIPWFLCYVGLGYLLYKKVLQIPVTNLQDELSVPILLRGIANGFLCFIVVVLFGLALEKLSVPVESGVFAKKLYEAIHGNAYLLAWGIYVVGIITGILEEIFFRGFLLKAFIDKGLAQEGLFIVSLLFGWLHYGEGTSIAIPFIICGVGMFFGYIYIKTGNIWIAMACHATYNSLGLINAYLQLPGVQS; translated from the coding sequence ATGCAGAATCGTTTTTTTGAGATCTTTCGGCTCACTGCCTATTCTTTAGGTCTCGTATATGTATGTTCCTTCTTTTATTCCGTTATTTTTTTAGCCTTCGTCAACAATTCGGTGCTTGGTGATCGAATCCCCGAAGACCAACTTCTCCCCCTTTACGAAGAGTATTGGGAAGGCAAAATGGACTTTTCCACGATGCTTACCGAATACGAAAAAATTGTGACACCCATCAAGGAACAATTCCAGAAAGAAATTACTGAAAACCCGAGTTTGTTACTCTCACAATTTTACGATAAGGTATTTTCTGAAAAACCCCACTACCTACTCGGGCATTCCATTCCATGGTTTTTATGTTATGTGGGATTAGGTTATTTGCTTTATAAAAAAGTATTACAAATTCCTGTCACAAATCTTCAAGACGAATTGTCTGTACCTATTTTACTCCGAGGCATCGCCAACGGATTTTTATGTTTTATTGTAGTGGTTCTCTTTGGACTAGCCTTAGAAAAACTTTCCGTACCTGTAGAATCTGGAGTTTTTGCCAAAAAACTTTATGAAGCCATTCATGGAAATGCATACCTACTTGCATGGGGAATTTATGTTGTGGGAATCATTACGGGAATTTTGGAAGAAATTTTCTTTAGAGGTTTTTTGTTAAAGGCCTTTATCGATAAGGGTCTTGCTCAAGAAGGTTTGTTCATCGTTTCTCTTTTATTTGGATGGCTCCACTACGGTGAAGGAACATCCATTGCCATTCCATTTATTATTTGTGGTGTGGGTATGTTCTTTGGATATATCTATATCAAAACAGGAAATATATGGATCGCTATGGCTTGTCATGCCACATACAACTCGTTAGGTTTAATCAACGCTTACCTTCAACTTCCTGGAGTGCAGTCATGA